The proteins below come from a single Triticum aestivum cultivar Chinese Spring chromosome 5D, IWGSC CS RefSeq v2.1, whole genome shotgun sequence genomic window:
- the LOC123122724 gene encoding ornithine aminotransferase, mitochondrial codes for MAAAVARRGAARALALAMARRGMCSASVPAAERAAAALSSEELIRMERDCSAHNYHPIPMVFSKGEGSHILDPEGNKYIDFLSAYSAVNQGHCHPKVLRALIEQAERLTLSSRAFYNDKFPVFAEYLTSMFGYDMMLPMNTGAEGVETAIKLARKWGYEKKNIPKNEALIVSCCGCFHGRTLGVISMSCDNDATRGFGPLVPGHLKVDFGDIDGLEKIFKEHGDRICGFLFEPIQGEAGVIIPPDGYLKAVRDLCSRHNILMIDDEIQTGIARTGKMLACDWEDVRPDMVILGKALGAGVVPVSAVLADKDIMLCIKPGEHGSTFGGNPLASAVAVASLKVVKDEGLVERAAELGQEFRDQLQKVQQKFPHIIREIRGRGLLNAVDLCSKALYPASAYDICIKLKERGILAKPTHDTIIRLAPPLSISSEELAEASKALSDVLEHDLPQLQKQIKKPESEAKTPVCDRCGRDL; via the exons atggcggcggcggtggcgcggcggggtgcggcgcgggcgctggcgctggcgatGGCGCGGAGGGGGATGTGCTCCGCCTCGGTGCCCGCGGCGGAGCGCGCCGCGGCGGCGCTGTCGTCGGAGGAGCTCATACGGATGGAGCGGGACTGCAGCGCGCACAA CTACCACCCGATTCCCATGGTGTTTTCCAAAGGGGAAGGTTCACATATATTGGACCCTGAAGGCAACAAATATATTGATTTTCTCTCTGCTTATTCTGCAGTCAATCAG GGCCATTGCCATCCAAAAGTCCTAAGAGCTCTCATAGAACAAGCAGAAAGGCTCACACTTAGTTCCAGAGCTTTCTACAATGACAAATTCCCAGTCTTTGCGGAGTATTTGACGAGCATGTTTGGGTATGATATGATGTTGCCAATGAACACTGGAGCCGAAGGAGTGGAAACAGCCATTAAATTGGCAAGGAAATGGGGTTATGAAAAGAAGAATATACCAAAGAACGAG GCTTTGATTGTGTCTTGCTGTGGATGTTTCCATGGTCGGACATTGGGTGTCATCTCAATGAGCTGTGACAATGATGCAACTCGTGGTTTTGGTCCTTTGGTTCCTGGTCATCTTAAAGTTGATTTTGGAGACATTGATGGGTTGGAGAAAATCTTTAAAG AGCATGGGGATCGTATATGCGGTTTTTTGTTTGAACCAATCCAAGGAGAAGCTGGG GTAATAATCCCACCAGATGGTTATTTGAAAGCTGTCAGAGATTTGTGTTCTAGGCACAACATTCTGATGATTGATGATGAGATCCAAACAGGCATAGCTCGAACTGGCAAAATGTTGGCATGCGACTGGGAAGATGTACGACCTGATATGGTG ATTCTAGGCAAGGCACTTGGTGCTGGAGTAGTTCCGGTCAGTGCGGTTCTCGCGGATAAGGATATCATGCTGTGTATCAAGCCAGGAGAACATGGAAG TACATTTGGTGGAAACCCATTGGCAAGTGCTGTGGCAGTCGCATCTCTGAAAGTGGTCAAGGATGAAGGTCTTGTTGAAAG AGCCGCGGAGTTAGGTCAGGAGTTCAGAGACCAGTTACAAAAGGTTCAACAGAAGTTTCCTCATATTATCAGGGAAATACGTGGGAGAGGTTTGCTTAATGCAGTAGACCTATGCAGCAAAGCTCTATACCCTGCTTCTGCATATGACATTTGCATCAAGCTAAAGGAGAGAGGCATTCTGGCAAAGCCCACGCATGACACCATTATCCGGTTAGCCCCTCCCCTTTCAATCAG TTCTGAGGAGCTCGCAGAAGCATCAAAGGCACTCAGCGATGTGCTCGAGCATGACTTGCCGCAGTTGCAGAAGCAGATCAAGAAGCCAGAATCGGAGGCAAAAACACCAGTCTGCGATAGGTGCGGCCGGGATTTATAA
- the LOC123122725 gene encoding uncharacterized protein, giving the protein MDADAQAPEAPSSPPPPRSARSRPSSWSSSGSSEYTSLRDVLSELGGGGGGGGSSSDLHDFDTSNIPIRNQLLKHAASAYLQSAIVVTPRERGCLSRAWRRRCRILLRPCPECECDVDVDPVRRCAAALAGSVRRVLASLCGCVACVWT; this is encoded by the coding sequence ATGGACGCTGACGCCCAGGCGCCGGAggcaccgtcgtcgccgccgccgccccggtccgCCCGGTCGAGGCCGTCGAGCTGGAGCAGCAGCGGCAGCTCCGAGTACACGAGCCTCCGGGACGTGCTCTcggagctgggcggcggcggcggcggcggcggcagctcctcCGACCTCCACGACTTCGACACCTCCAACATCCCCATCCGCAACCAGCTGCTCAAGCACGCCGCGTCCGCCTACCTCCAGTCCGCCATCGTCGTCACGCCGCGCGAAAGGGGCTGCCTCAGCAGGGcctggcgccgccgctgccgcatccTGCTCCGGCCGTGCCCCGAGTGCGAGTGCGACGTGGACGTCGACCCCGTTCGCCGCTGCGCCGCGGCGTTGGCCGGCTCGGTGCGGCGCGTCCTCGCCTCCCTCTGCGGCTGCGTCGCCTGCGTGTGGACGTAG